The genome window TCTGGTTCACCCTGTTCCACATCTGGTTCAGCCTGTGGAGTAGGTTCCGTTGTTGTCGGTTCTATGTGTTCCCCTGTTATCTCATGGTTATAAAACGTAGAACATCCAGGGTCCTCAGTATTTCTTACCTTAGGTATCACGTTGGATGGACTTTCTTCAGTGGTACTGTGCTCCGCAGATTGTGTGGCTGTGTTTGAAGGACTCGTAGTACTGTGATGATTTTCTGTTGTTTCTTCTTCAGATGAAGGAAGTTGGGTTAGCCAACTCAGGGTGTCTATACATTTGTTCTCCCCCTTACCACTGAGTTGGGTGTTATAAAAgtattttgtttcaagaaagtcaacgttcattgtggtgaacatttgatgagtttttggATTATAACACCGGTAACCTATTTGGTCGATCCCATAGCCGACAAATACACATTTCTCAGCACATAGGCCGAGCTTGTTTTGGTTGATTTTGGGTATGTGGACAAATGCGGTAAACTCGAAGATTCGAGGTTCAAGTGTAAGAGGATGGGGAATACTAGCAGACTTAGAAAGACACTCTAAGGGAGTTTTAAATTCAAGAGCTTTTGTGGGAAGTCGATTCAGGAGATACACGGAGGTTGCAACTGCCTCCGGCCAGAAAGACTTAGGAACCTGGGATTCGATTAAAAGGGCTCGAGTTATTTCAAGAATAATACAGTTTTTCCGTTTGGAAACATCGTTTTGTTCGGGGGTATGAGAACAAGAGGTTTGATGAATTAATCCTTTGGTTTTAAAGAATTGTTTCATGGATGTATTGACAAATTCCCCCCTCCCCCCATTGTCGGATCGAAGGATTTGAATTTGAGTTCGGAATTGAGTTTGAATCATAGCATAAAACGTGATAAATTTTTTGTAAACTTCggatttgttttttaaaaaatatacccaTGTCATGCGAGTGCAATCATCCGCGAATAGTATAAAGTACCGAAGACCCTGCCCCCCCCCCATCACAGGAGTAGGACCCCACACATCAGAATGGATTAGTGATAAAGGTGCAGAAACTTTCGTATTCCTAGGTTTAAATGGTTGTCGATGGCTTTTGACACGAAGACAGGTATCACAATCTATTTTCCCATTTGAAGGGAAGAGTTTTTGGAAACAAAAGGTGTGAATAACCATTGGATGGGTGTCCCAAACGTCTATGCCATATCCAGGCTTCTCGATTTTCGGTTCCATGTGCCAATATCACAGTACCCTGTCGAGCCACTTCATCCACGTAGTACAATCCTTGGCGATCAGTACCACGTCCAATAATCACACCCGTCCTGATATCCAGTAGAAGGCAGAAAGTAGGATGCATTAGTACCGTGCAATTTAACTCTTTGGTAATATAGCTAATTGAGAGCAGTTTGTGCGACAATGATGGAACATAAAGACAATTTGATAATTTCATAGTTGGTGAAATCTCAATTGTTCCTCCTCCTTTCACTTGCATCGTTCCGTTGTTTGCAGTATGGATTTGAGTTTTTTGAGGATTGGACATTGACAGTATGTCTAACGGTTCAAATGTCATGGTGTCAGAGGGCACCAGATCGAATATCCAAGAACTGTTTTTTCCATGATTGAGTTCTATTTTTttctcttgtttttttttttttttttttgaacaaatACTTCCCTTGAATAGTGGAAGCTTCTTTTTGAAACCAGTATGTTATGAAACCAATATGGGGCAACGAAGAATGgttaaatattgtgttttatccAAGAACTGTTTTTTCCATGATTGAGCTCTATTTTTttctcttgttttttttttttttgaacaaatACTTCCCTTGAATAGTGGAAGCTTTTTTTGAAACCAATATGTTATGAAACCAATATGGGGCAACGAAGAATGgttaaatattgtgttttattctTCATGGGATAAAACAAAGgttaaatattgtgttttattctaaccaaaaaaaaaaaaaatattcttcGTGGGATAAACAAAGGTTCGTAGGCAATGAGGATTCGTTGGCAAAGAGAGTTCGTGGGTGAAGGGATGTGGCAATGAGGGTTCGTTGGATGTGGCAATGAGGGTTCGTTGGATGTGGCAATGAGGGTTCATTGGCAATGAGAGTTCGTGGCAATGAGGGTTCGTGGGCGAAAAAGGTTAGGGTTTTGTTGACAAAAGGAATGTGGGTAAAGGGAACTGGTGCAGTTTTTCCGGCGGTCGATGTGACAGTAACGGAAAAACGGTAAATCACAGACCGGAGTATTCAATGTTTTTGAACGATTTTTCTTGGTTTGGTTGAATGACTGATTTTTTTGAGATTGTTGAACGattttttggttttggttttggtttgagaTTTGGTTTTGAACGAAGTTTGTTTTTGGTCTTGCTGGTTTGAGATTGACGAACAGAGTTTTCAAGGATCATAAAGTTTTCTCTGATACCATGTTGTTTGGCATAGAGAAAAGATACTGTGGTTTTGATTTTTCTGAATTTAATTGTATTATACAAGAATAGGGTTACACAAAGATGGTGATTATATAGACTACATATT of Helianthus annuus cultivar XRQ/B chromosome 1, HanXRQr2.0-SUNRISE, whole genome shotgun sequence contains these proteins:
- the LOC110929538 gene encoding uncharacterized protein LOC110929538, whose product is MTFEPLDILSMSNPQKTQIHTANNGTMQVKGGGTIEISPTMKLSNCLYVPSLSHKLLSISYITKELNCTVLMHPTFCLLLDIRTGVIIGRGTDRQGLYYVDEVARQGTVILAHGTENREAWIWHRRLGHPSNGEHIEPTTTEPTPQAEPDVEQGEPDLEEVEKVVEHVEPVAAETTGRYPLPPRANKGAKAFVTSLYSEQIPGSVKEAQGKKNWKEALETDMQALMKNNTWEKCIPPKGKKTVGCRGCIQLSINQMVLLEDTKLDL